In Lotus japonicus ecotype B-129 chromosome 5, LjGifu_v1.2, one genomic interval encodes:
- the LOC130719399 gene encoding uncharacterized protein LOC130719399, with protein MALDAFSGDSDPMEHLRYFNTKMVIGGATDAVKCRLLPSTFKGMAMQWFIRQPPFSIDNFTNLSTKFLTQFSANKTTKTTMFDLISIHQQPREKLKTYMARFSKMVVQLEEDNPDTNVVQYPPPPRRPPTNVDTNRWCEYHKTLGHTTNNCWNLRREIDRLIKAGHLATTPEATKVTQGDKACNGKVGVLRVDQNAARECYLRSVALYGRKESHRITEIFPQEGFSLDPRDDADDFRPQPLEETQPARVKDKVLKIGSSFMDKKFSRKVGRNMEVYVDDMIVKFARAGDHGDDLKEAFAQLRKYQMKLNPEKCSFGIQGGKFLGFMLTSRGIEVNPDKGKAILEMKSPTSVKEVQRLTGRMAALALVLPMAGDKAAPFFTCLKKNSKFQWTEACEQAFTKLKESLATLLILSKPTPGVPLTLYLAVTEKAVSTVLLQEEGKKQKVTYFVSHTLQGAEL; from the exons atggcattagacgccttttctgGCGACTCTGATCCCATGGAACATTTGAGATATTTTAACACTAAAATGGTAATTGGTGGGGCAACGGACGCGGTGAAGTGCAGATTATTGCCTTCAACATTCAAAggaatggcgatgcagtggttcattagacaaccgcccttctctaTTGACAATTTTACCAATCTGTCTACCAAATTcctaactcaattctccgccaacaaAACTACAAAAACAACTATGTTTGATctcatcagcatacatcagcagccAAGGGAGAAGTTAAagacctacatggcacgcttcagtaAGATGGTTGTTCAACTGGAGGAGGATAACCCGGAT ACAAATGTTGTACAATATCCaccgccgcctcggcggccacCAACTAATGTGGATACAAACagatggtgtgagtaccacaaaaCGTTGGGGCACACCACGaataattgttggaacttgcGGCGGGAGATTGATCGGCTGATCAAGGCTGGCCATCTGGCAACAACACCAGAGGCCACTAAGGtaactcaaggggacaaag cctgcaatgggAAGGTTGGGGTCCTACGCGTAGACCAGAAcgcagcaagagaatgttacctaagaagtgtggcgctctatgggcgaaaggAAAGCCATCGTATCACAGAAATTTTTCCACAAGAAGGGTTTAGTTTAGACCCAAGggacgatgctgatgatttccgcccacaacctttgGAAGAAACCCAACCGGCACGAGTCAAGGATAAGGTTTTaaagattggcagcagtttCATGGATAAAAAATTTTCAAGAAAAGttggcaggaatatggaggtatacGTGGATGACATGATCGTTAAGTTCGCCAGGGCAGGTGACCATGGCGATGATCTTAAGGAAGCATTTGCCCAACTAAgaaaatatcaaatgaagttaaatcctGAGAAATGTTCATTTGGGATTCAAGGGGGAAAGTTTCTGGGATTCATGTTAACATCAAGGGGGATAGAAGTAAATCCAGATAAGGGCaaggcgatcttggaaatgaaaagcccaacaagtgtcaaGGAAGTACAACGCTTAACAGGACGCATGGCTGCCTTGGCACTTGTTTTGCCAATGGCGGGAGACAAAGCGGCTCCATTTTTCacttgtttgaaaaagaactcaaAGTTTCAATGGACTGAAGCATGTGAACAAGCTTTTACTaaattgaaagaatcattagCAACGCTACTGATACTATCCAAGCCCACGCCAGGTGTTCCTCTGACGCTATACTTGGCAGTCACGGAAAAGGCGGTTAGTACGGTGTTGCTTCAGGAAGAAGGGAAAAAGCAGAAGGTCACctattttgtgagtcatactCTGCAAGGTGCTGAATTGTGa